CGGTACCACTCCGCCCCGCTCCCCTCCTTCTCGCTCCCGCCACTCGATTCCTCcgcctcctccccctcctcctctgCCTCCGCTGCCGCGGCAGCCGCAGCCATCGCCGAGAAATTCCTCCTCACGATCGCCGAAGTCGAAGCGGCCGGCGCCGGCCGCTTCGACCGGGGACCCACCGGAACCGTCCACTGAGGCATCTCCGGAACCGGAACCGGCGCCGGCGGGGTTTTCCGACGAGGCGGTAGGGGCGGCGAGGGTTTGTGGGAGGGGCCGATGAGGCGGTCGAGGCGGGGAAAGAAGGGCCAGTCGCTGACGTAAGCGCCGCCGGCGTCATCGGAAACCCTAGCCTTTTCGACCTTGTACTTCTTCTTGAGGGTGTCGATGCGGTTCTTGCACTGGACGTCGGAGCGGCGGGACTTCTTGGTGTGGCCGTGGACGGCGTTGACGGCGTCGGCGACCTCCTGCCAGTCGTTGTGGCGGAGGTTGCCGCGGTTGAGTTCGAGGTAGCGGCCGCCCCAGGCCCGTACGAGCGTGTCGGTGGCGTGTTCGGACCAGCAGTCTTCGCGTATGGGTATGGAAGACGGGGTGCGGGTGGGGGGAGGGGCcggtggagtggcggtggtgtaTCCGACGGCGTCGTCCATTGAAGACGGTTTTGGTGGTAGTTTCGGGTTTGAGAGTAGGGGAGGGGGGAAGGTTTGGAGTGTGTcgtcggtggagagagagagagagagagagagatgacgaaGGACGCGTGAGGAGAATGTGATGTGGGCGATGTGGGCGAGtcaggaggtggtggtggtgttacGGTCGGGTCGACGGGGCATTCTTTTTTtgcggtttttatttttttgagttttcgcGTGCGCGCCGACGAACGGGCGAACGAGGGGGAAATATTTCCTTTggaaaaacaaagaagcaaAATGCTACTACTACTAATTTTTTAATGCTCTGGGATTATCGCCACGTAATATTTTAGATCAttttataattatatatttttgtaagttTTATACACGTAGTGATAGACCTTACAGAAATGTGTAATTGTAAAATGATATGGAGTGCTATGTGACGGTAATTCCGAAGTATTCTGAGTATGGATGTATACTTTGGTGTATAATTAAGTGTAGTTGAAGAATAATCGAAACTAGAACCAGTCTACTGgcacagcaaatctgtgcacagaatgCGCACAGATTTCTATGGATTTCTGTCTCATACAAGTGATTCGAGCCGTTtatatgtttaaaatattttttcaagggcctctacgaaaaatcagctcaatccgatacttataagtgcttgatttaatcgtctatagatatcggattgacgATTAAATTAAGCACTTATAAGTAtcaaattaagttgattttttgcggaggcccttgaaaaaatattttaaacataatgaacgactcggatcacttgtgtgggacccttaGTGGGCCCTAAGGTTTTAAGGGGGTAAACTAGAAGATTTTCTGTTGAAACTACAAGATGGACCCTAAGGTTTTACCCTAGCAACAAGTCTGACCTTATGTTATTAATTTTGTGATACTCCCTCCGCCCCGTAATGTTGTTCCtctattccattttgggataTCTCATAAAATTAGTCATactcaaaaaatcaaccaaaaaaagtgTTCGGATTTCCAAAAGTTAACCTTcataaataattgaaaataacatTATAAATGAGATTTCAGGGGTAGAAGTGGAAATCAATGCTCATTTTAAAATGAGACATGCATTTAATGTTTGTcctctcaaaaatttaaatcCCAAAAAGAAACCAACAATGAAGGACGAAGGGAATATTAAACCATACATTTTCCGGGTGTTTGGGAAGCTCAATTTTGCATTTTTGTATTCTACTTATTGCATTGTGGGTGTTTGACAATCCAATTATGAAAACCCATTTTGTAAAATCCATTATCAGATCTTAACAAAAGAGGGCAAAAGCCAAAATGAggtcctaagagcatctccagccttaacccattttaagactcaaatttaaaaatggggcaaaaatcacaaaaatctctctccaatctttgacccaaacccttccctattttgggttttacccatttttttgcccaaatctgagacaacttttgccttgatcCATTTCttcaacggctagttagagagagagagagagaaagagggagatgtgtaaaatttgggtttgatggttgaaaatgtgtctacccaaaatgggtttttacccaaaatttgactcaaatatgggtgaaggctggagatgctctaagctcCTTTTCCAAGTTtcccatttttccattttcgcgcaattaccaaaatacccatacttttttgacttatttatcACTTTTTGCCCTGTCTTAAATTTTTCTTATCTTCCTCACTTGTTACCAGAAGGTAGACGCAATACACACACAGAGGAATTTTTCTTATCTTCCTcacctttaatttttttttttttttactacttttaacacaataataaaggcccaaggcaaaaagaaataaatatttgtacaccttttaaaaaattaataaaggccaagggcaacttggtaaaaaatcaatccataatttattttcattattcatttaccaaacactactattgtttcaaaatacattctgcacatatctctcaaacactCTTTCATTCTCCAAAACACATTCTGACTATAATCCAAAAAGccaaataaccaaaaaaactgaaactgaaaagccaaaaagtaggttcCTAAACACTACCAACCCACTATCTATGATGTTCCacattccaaaataagtacttattttcaaacttaaaaataatgggtttacaaaaaaaaaaatttaatttttttttgcaaaatttgataatctcaaacaagattcatattgtatatgtttttatttcaataagtcttttatttttaagtttgaaaattgagaataagtacttattttttaagggggtaAACTAGAACACCACCTTAAATCACTTTCTATTTCCGTTAATTGGAACTAGCAGAAAAAGCTCGAaaagctttttgttttttcttgaatttttctcaaaatacttgtgtaaaagtcatatttttatacttttcataTTCTTTTTGTCGAGACAAACCCattacataaaagtttgacgcaaaactaacatacacagaaaaaattgaataagaacaaaatcaaaaaattattgtcAACGACTTATTACTCGGTGGAAACGCCCCATAAGCAAACATGGTGAGAAAGGGACAATTATTCTGCCATCACACCCATTAAATGAACATGCTAAGGTAAAGGAACAAAAAGACAGTTCAGTTTGCAATCCAAATCTTGCATTTTCTCTTTAAAGATTGAAGTATTTAGAGGGTGTTTGGATGGCTCCTTTTTACATTTTccacttctcatttttgggttttgggtgtttggcaggAAGAGGCAAAATggattttccattttcttgtttctaAAATAAAACGCAGAAAGAGGCTCAGGagctttttcaattttcattttcccattttggaaTCCTGCCATGCCAAAAAGACAACCCTACCCTCTCCCTTT
The sequence above is drawn from the Rhododendron vialii isolate Sample 1 chromosome 6a, ASM3025357v1 genome and encodes:
- the LOC131330071 gene encoding trihelix transcription factor ENAP1-like — protein: MDDAVGYTTATPPAPPPTRTPSSIPIREDCWSEHATDTLVRAWGGRYLELNRGNLRHNDWQEVADAVNAVHGHTKKSRRSDVQCKNRIDTLKKKYKVEKARVSDDAGGAYVSDWPFFPRLDRLIGPSHKPSPPLPPRRKTPPAPVPVPEMPQWTVPVGPRSKRPAPAASTSAIVRRNFSAMAAAAAAAEAEEEGEEAEESSGGSEKEGSGAEWYRGVAEAIERVGEVYGRVEEAKQRQMVELEKQRMQFAKDLEVQRMRIFMDAQIQMEKIRRGKRKQRSSESDSYL